In the genome of Labeo rohita strain BAU-BD-2019 unplaced genomic scaffold, IGBB_LRoh.1.0 scaffold_70, whole genome shotgun sequence, one region contains:
- the LOC127161639 gene encoding uncharacterized protein LOC127161639, with amino-acid sequence MGEVIGLRIVLLGKNGSENSRVGNITVGTEAFNREATPYLQQHSMTISGEVEKRHITVINTHLLQPNLSHQQITQRVRECVHHSDPGPHVFVLILQYNDFSENDKERVNYVLNLFSTQAIKHTIVLTTDEETRGYKLTSMIWNNAIHDLIKECGGGHLQFDTTNQRWRSDLFRRIEKILKKEHKEFLICNMYEDGGDGSSVDGDLSRSGLSDRGDDKEKDYEFIENTKTASDGAVTTTGKAKLNIVLCGNNPTLKNSVSKMFRGIPSKSQKEMSKVCQKREGTIHGRQISVIELPALTRLSEEEVMRETLHCLYLCDPGVHVFSLVTPVCPLINEDRAEMEKIKGIFNSNEHFMLLFITELDQSVTDFVSLYGSWHIVMGLKDQRSSEKISDLFDHIDSMKTEPYSLQTYIRASEKRVRHEVEKKLRVRDNEIKELQKKIKTLEGVKLNLVVCGSNRELRSFISNLILNQSERRSELSSECVRRDVELHGRLISLVELPALFNTQLSEEEVMRQTHRCVSLCHPGVHVFIIIIPDAPLTDEDRAEMEKIQRIFSSRINKHIMILIKQNSEHKTEKLNEETQSVIESFGGRHHFIDLNTQVSVLMEKLEQMVEGNSGDCFSTETLMETQMEKLHKFNEMKRRIHSLETWFQSQDSRERADELRIVLLGKTGAGKSSTGNTILGRVMFEAETSQESVTTVCHRETAEINSRHITVIDTPGLFDTEFSNEEIQREISNCIPMILPGPHVFIIVLNLGQRFTQEEKTSVKIIQETFGENSLKYTMVLFTRGDDLNDKTIDQCLGKPGSDLNQLIAECGNRFHVFNNKETGDRTQVTDLLQKIDNMVKVNGGSYYSCKMFREMERKIQEQQKNILMEKVEKLNREKEELMNKHKEEKKMMKMEMEEERQNHGKERKRTEEEFREREERYKRDIKECEEQERKIREELKREREEWEKQKQQERQRREDEEEKRRKKEQAMWDEYNQRLKEVKERMKMTMDEERQNHDKERKRRDEEEERRRKIEKETWDEYYEKLKRERERRQREKEDLQFKHEEERERMKKMMEKERQNHEEQERKIREELKRERDEWEKQKQQERQREEEKEKSRRNELYTETPEVQHTNNDEDLPSDLGCLQILLFGRTGNGKSATGNTILGKNAFHSEDSSCLVTTVCQKGAGEVDGQSVAVIDTPGLFDPSLTKEQVQEEIMKCISLSAPGPHVIIIVLSVGRITQEEKDTLDMIKMIFGSKATDFCIVLFTREDELKKQTIEEYVEKSKNAELKNLISDCGNRFLAFNNTETQDQTQVTQLFSMIENMNQGRYFTNEMFEEAANSIEQRMKMIEEEERKNQDQIEELEAKYDTEIKSIRKRLEDRKKGQMRKDLG; translated from the exons ATGGGTGAGG TGATTGGTCTGAGGATTGTGCTGCTAGGAAAGAATGGATCAGAAAACAGCCGAGTGGGAAACATTACAGTGGGTACAGAAGCATTTAACAGAGAAGCTACACCTTATTTACAGCAGCACAGTATGACAATCAGTGGAGAGGTGGAGAAGAGACACATCACAGTCATCAACACTCACCTGCTCCAGCCGAATCTCTCACATCAACAGATCacacagagagtgagagagtgtgtgcaTCACTCTGATCCAGGACCTCATGTGTTCGTACTCATACTGCAGTATAACGACTTCAGTGAGAACGACAAAGAGAGAGTGAATTATGTGCTGAACCTCTTCAGTACGCAGGCCATTAAACACACTATAGTGCTGACTACTGATGAAGAGACACGTGGATACAAGCTGACTTCTATGATATGGAACAATGCTATTCATGATTTAATAAAAGAGTGTGGAGGAGGACATCTACAGTTTGATACAACAAACCAACGATGGCGATCTGATTTGTTCAGAAGAATAGAGAAGATACTCAAGAAAGAACACAAAGAATTTCTCATCTGTAACATGTATGAGGATGGAGGTGATGGATCATCAGTGGATGGAGATCTGAGCAGATCTGGACTTTCAGACAGAGGAGACGACAAAGAGAAGGATTATGAGTTCATTGagaacacaaaaacagcaagTGATGGAGCAG TGACGACTACTGGAAAAGCAAAGCTGAACATTGTGCTGTGTGGAAATAATCCAACACTCAAGAACTCTGTGTCTAAAATGTTTAGAGGGATACCAAGTAAATCACAGAAAGAGATGAGTAAAGTGTGTCAGAAGAGAGAGGGAACGATTCATGGACGACAGATCAGTGTAATAGAGCTTCCAGCTCTCACTCGACTCTCAGAGGAGGAAGTGATGCGGGAGACGCTCCACTGTCTGTATCTCTGTGATCCTGGAGTTCATGTTTTCAGCCTCGTTACTCCTGTCTGTCCACTTATTAATGAAGACAGAGCAGAAATGGAGAagattaaaggaatatttaactCTAATGAGCACTTCATGTTGCTTTTCATTACTGAACTTGACCAAAGTGTGACAGATTTTGTGAGTCTCTATGGGAGCTGGCACATTGTGATGGGGTTAAAGGACCAGAGAAGCTCAGAAAAGATCTCAGACCTGTTTGATCATATAGACAGCATGAAGACTGAACCCTATTCTCTTCAGACGTATATAAGAGCTTCAGAGAAGAGAGTCAGACATGAAGTAGAGAAGAAACTTAGAGTGAGAGACAATGAAATCAAAGAGTTACAGAAGAAGATCAAGACACTGG AGGGTGTGAAGCTGAATCTGGTTGTGTGTGGGAGTAACAGAGAATTAAGATCCTTCATATCAAACCTGATCCTGAATCAGAGCGAGAGAAGATCAGAGCTCAGCTCAGAGTGTGTGAGGAGAGACGTGGAGCTTCATGGACGTCTGATCAGTCTGGTGGAGCTTCCAGCTCTGTTCAACACTCAGCTCTCAGAGGAGGAAGTGATGCGTCAGACTCACCGCTGTGTGTCTCTCTGTCATCCTGGAGTTCAtgttttcatcatcatcattcctGATGCTCCTCTGACTGATGAAGACAGAGCAGAAATGGAGAAGATCCAGAGGATATTCAGCTCAAGAATCAACAAACACATCATGATCCTCATAAAGCAGAATTCAGAGCATAAGACAGAAAAACTGAATGAAGAAACACAGTCTGTCATTGAGAGTTTTGGAGGACGACATCATTTCATTGACCTGAACACACAAGTGTCTGTGTTGATGGAGAAACTGGAGCAGATGGTTGAGGGAAACAGTGGTGATTGTTTCTCCACAGAGACATTGATGGAGACACAGATGGAAAAACTGcataaatttaatgaaatgaagAGAAGAATCCATTCATTAGAGACATGGTTTCAGTCACAAG ATTCAAGAGAAAGAGCAGATGAACTAAGGATTGTGCTGCTGGGAAAAACTGGAGCTGGGAAGAGTTCAACTGGAAACACCATTTTGGGAAGAGTCATGTTTGAAGCTGAAACATCTCAAGAGTCTGTTACTACAGTGTGTCATAGAGAAACAGCTGAAATCAACAGCAGACACATTACTGTGATCGACACTCCAGGACTGTTTGATACTGAATTCAGTAATGAAGAAATCCAGAGAGAGATCAGCAACTGCATCCCCATGATTCTGCCTGGACCACATGTGTTCATCATTGTGCTCAATTTAGGACAACGATTCACTCAAGAAGAGAAAACATCAGTGAAGATCATCCAAGAGACGTTTGGTGAAAACTCTTTGAAGTACACCATGGTGCTCTTCACCAGAGGAGATGATCTGAATGATAAAACCATTGATCAGTGTTTGGGAAAACCTGGATCTGATTTGAATCAGCTGATTGCTGAGTGTGGAAACAGATTCCAtgtgtttaataataaagagaCTGGAGACCGAACACAAGTGACTGATCTACTGCAGAAGATAGACAACATGGTGAAAGTAAACGGAGGGAGTTACTACTCATGTAAGATGTTCAGAGAGATGGAAAGAAAAATACAAGAACAACAAAAGAACATACTGATGGAGAAAGTGGAGAAACTGaacagagaaaaagaagaactgatgaacaaacataaagaagagaaaaaaatgatgaagatggagatggaggaagaaagacaaaatcatggcaaagagagaaagagaacagAAGAAGAATTTAGAGAAAGAGAGGAACGATATAAAAGAGACATTAAAGAATGTGAGGAACAAGAGAGAAAGATACGAGAGGAGCTAAAGAGAGAACGAGAGGAATgggagaaacagaaacaacaggaaagacaaagaagagaagatgaggaggagaaaaggagaaagaaagaacaggcaATGTGGGATGAATATAATCAGAGACTTAAAGAAGTGAAAGAGAGAATGAAGATGACTATGGATGAAGAAAGACAGAATCATGATAAAGAAAGAAAGCGAAGAGATGAAGAAGAAGAGAGAAGGAGAAAGATAGAAAAGGAAACATGGGATGAATATTATGAGAAACTTaaacgagagagagaaagaagacagagagagaaagaggatcTTCAGTTCAAACatgaagaagagagagagagaatgaagaagatgatggagaaagaaagacagaatcatg AAGAACAAGAGAGAAAGATCCGAGAGGAGCTGAAGAGAGAACGAGATGAATgggagaaacagaaacaacaggAAAGACAAAGAGAAGAGGAGAAGGAAAAAAGTAGACGTAATGAACTTTATACAGAAACTCCAGAGGTTCAGCACACAAACA ATGATGAAGATTTACCATCAGATTTAGGATGTTTGCAAATCTTGCTGTTTGGGAGGACAGGAAATGGAAAGTCTGCCACAGGAAATACTATCCTCGGAAAAAATGCGTTTCACAGTGAAGACAGTTCATGTTTGGTGACCACTGTTTGTCAGAAGGGAGCTGGTGAAGTTGATGGTCAATCAGTAGCTGTTATTGATACTCCAGGACTCTTTGACCCCTCACTGACAAAAGAACAAGTGCAGgaagaaataatgaaatgtatttcACTGTCAGCACCTGGACCACATGTGATCATCATTGTGCTGAGCGTGGGAAGAATCACCCAAGAGGAGAAAGACACTTTAGACATGATTAAGATGATATTTGGCTCAAAAGCAACAGATTTCTGCATTGTTCTCTTCACTAGAgaagatgaactgaaaaaacaaacaatagaagAATATGTAGAGAAAAGTAAAAATGCTGAACTCAAGAATCTGATCAGTGACTGTGGAAACAGATTCCTGGCTTTTAACAACACAGAAACACAAGATCAGACACAAGTTACTCAGCTATTCAGTATGATAGAAAACATGAATCAGGGCAGATATTTCACAAATGAGATGTTTGAGGAGGCAGCGAACTCCATTGAACAGAGAATGAAAATGATAGAAGAGGAGGAAAGAAAAAATCAGGATCAAATTGAAGAATTAGAAGCCAAATATGACACAGAAATCAAAAGCATAAGAAAAAGACTGGAGGACAGAAAAAAAGGGCAGATGAGGAAAGATTTAGGCTGA
- the LOC127161640 gene encoding golgin subfamily A member 6-like protein 22, with amino-acid sequence MKRENEDQRRQYEKQLKEREEEDRKREQEYKQDQEKMKNDHDRIIAELQMKQEEEIKKRDLEEQMKKEKEEKEREEWKRKIKEAENDKETQEEFKRQQREWEEEKKGQTGEQEDDKRERKDKLKEQLREKQEELKKIREKSEREREDDKQITEEKTEKMKIEREQKEREYEEKRNEMDRHYEQLKREIKEERKRRKEDEERQAEKRQRWEKMWDDLKREQEEEIKRKEREERERIEIEEKECDEMKQKLEEQLEKMKTKHENETRKQRDELDNLRKRKEEQVQELKEKLEQLNEVKRLRKELKDKWSCNVM; translated from the coding sequence ATGAAGAGAGAGAATGAAGATCAGAGAAGACAGTATGAAAAACAGCtaaaagaaagagaagaagaagatAGAAAGAGAGAACAAGAGTATAAACAAGAccaagaaaaaatgaaaaatgaccaTGACCGTATTATAGCTGAATTACAGATGAAACAAGAAGAggaaataaaaaagagagattTAGAGGAACAAATGAAGAAggaaaaagaagagaaagaaagagaagaatggaagagaaaaataaaagaggCTGAAAATGACAAAGAGACTCAAGAGGAATTTAAACGACAGCAGAGAGAATGGGAGGAAGAGAAAAAAGGACAGACTGGAGAACAAGAGGATgataaaagagagagaaaagacaaACTCAAGGAACAACTGagagaaaaacaagaagaaCTAAAGAAAATAAGAGAGAAatctgaaagagagagagaagatgaTAAACAGATAACAGAGGAGAAGacagagaaaatgaaaatagagagagaacagaaagagagagaatatgaagaaaagagaaatgaAATGGATAGACATTATGAGCAGCTGAAACGAGAGATAAAagaggagagaaagagaagaaaagaggaTGAAGAGAGACAAGCAGAGAAGAGACAGAGATGGGAGAAAATGTGGGATGATCTGAAACGAGAACAAGAGGAGGAGATcaagagaaaagaaagagaggagagagaaagaatagaaatagaagAAAAAGAGTGTGATGAAATGAAACAGAAACTTGAAGAGCAACTAGAGAAAATGAAGACGAAACATGAAAATGAAACCAGAAAACAAAGAGATGAATTGGATAacttaagaaaaagaaaagaggagCAGGTTCAGGAGCTCAAGGAGAAACTTGAACAACTAAATGAAGTGAAAAGGTTAAGAAAGGAACTAAAAGATAAATGGTCATGTAATGTCAtgtaa
- the LOC127161633 gene encoding GTPase IMAP family member 8-like, whose product MFRGAMIKPMNKLLPQEEMSKVCQKREGTIHGRQISVLELPALTRLSEEEMMQETYRCLFLCDPGVHHFILVTPVSPLTNEDKAEMEKIKRIFNSNEHFMVLFITELTVNQSVIDFVESTESQGVVSLYGSWYDVIGLKDQRNSRQISDLFDYIESMKTEPYSLQTYIRAPERRVRRELEEKLRVRDNEIKELQKKIKTLVPEGANLNLVVCGSNRELKTFISNLILNQSERRSELSSECVRRDVELHGRLISLVELPALFNTQLSEEEVMRQTHRCVSLCHPGVHVFIIIIPDAPINNEDKAEMEKLKRIFSTRINKHS is encoded by the exons ATGTTTAGAGGGGCGATGATTAAACCAATGAATAAACTTTTACCTCAGGAAGAGATGAGTAAAGTGTGTCAGAAGAGAGAGGGAACGATTCATGGACGACAGATCAGTGTACTAGAGCTTCCAGCCCTCACTCGACTCTCAGAGGAGGAAATGATGCAGGAGACTTACCGCTGTCTGTTTCTCTGTGATCCTGGAGTTCATCATTTCATCCTTGTTACTCCTGTCAGTCCACTTACTAATGAAGACAAAGCAGAAATGGAGAAgattaaaagaatatttaattCTAATGAGCACTTCATGGTGCTTTTCATTACTGAACTCACTGTTAACCAAAGTGTGATAGATTTTGTAGAATCCACAGAATCTCAGGGTGTTGTGAGTCTCTATGGGAGTTGGTACGATGTGATAGGCTTAAAGGACCAGAGAAACTCCAGACAGATTTCAGACCTGTTTGATTACATAGAGAGCATGAAGACTGAACCCTATTCTCTTCAGACATATATAAGAGCTCCAGAGAGGAGAGTCAGACGCGAACTAGAGGAGAAACTGAGAGTGAGAGACAATGAAATCAAAGAATTACAGAAGAAGATCAAGACATTGG TTCCAGAGGGTGCAAATCTGAATCTGGTTGTGTGTGGGAGTAACAGAGAATTAAAAACCTTCATATCAAACCTGATCCTGAATCAGAGCGAGAGAAGATCAGAGCTCAGCTCAGAGTGTGTGAGGAGAGACGTGGAGCTTCATGGACGTCTGATCAGTCTGGTGGAGCTTCCAGCTCTGTTCAACACTCAGCTCTCAGAGGAGGAAGTGATGCGTCAGACTCACCGCTGTGTGTCTCTCTGTCATCCTGGAGTTCAtgttttcatcatcatcattcctGATGCTCCAATTAATAATGAAGACAAAGCAGAAATGGAGAAATTAAAGAGAATATTTAGCACAAGAATCAACAAACACTCATGA